One window from the genome of Oceanisphaera sp. IT1-181 encodes:
- a CDS encoding HpcH/HpaI aldolase/citrate lyase family protein — MTLSPYRLGASLYMPAVRTDIVDVVLKNKIPGLSSLIICFEDALAEQDIAAGLNNLRSVLTILRQHSHANCEHHHSNREHDRPLVFIRPRHQAMARQLVNEFDLGTVNGFVLPKFTQATLDEWTEILEPTHLLWMPTLETAEVFDALAMRELANELDTHPCRAQIIAIRVGGNDLLNVLSLRRQRHKTLYDGPLGYVMKMLVSTFGSRQFALTAPVCELIERNDILAEELKADIEHGFVGKTAIHPHQIDTINQALAVDAIEYEDALRIVNSGTAVFKHNGAMCEPATHTRWAENILTRAQYYGYQKRWLTSIPG, encoded by the coding sequence ATGACCTTGTCACCTTATCGACTGGGGGCGTCTCTTTATATGCCCGCCGTGCGCACCGACATTGTGGATGTGGTGCTAAAAAATAAAATACCGGGCTTAAGCTCGCTGATCATCTGTTTTGAAGATGCGCTCGCCGAACAAGACATAGCGGCAGGGCTTAACAACCTGCGCTCGGTACTCACCATCTTGCGCCAGCATAGCCATGCTAACTGCGAGCACCACCATAGCAATCGAGAGCATGACCGGCCTTTGGTCTTTATTCGGCCGCGTCATCAAGCCATGGCCCGGCAATTGGTCAACGAGTTCGATCTCGGTACCGTTAACGGCTTTGTACTGCCAAAGTTCACCCAGGCAACCCTGGATGAATGGACCGAGATCCTGGAGCCGACCCACCTGTTGTGGATGCCCACCCTGGAAACCGCCGAGGTATTTGATGCACTGGCGATGCGCGAATTGGCGAATGAGCTGGATACACACCCTTGCCGAGCGCAAATTATAGCGATTCGAGTGGGCGGTAACGATCTGCTGAATGTGCTGTCTTTGCGCCGTCAGCGACATAAGACCCTGTATGATGGCCCGCTCGGTTATGTGATGAAAATGCTGGTAAGTACCTTTGGCTCACGCCAGTTCGCACTCACCGCGCCTGTGTGTGAATTAATTGAACGTAACGACATTCTGGCCGAAGAGCTTAAAGCGGATATTGAACATGGCTTTGTTGGCAAAACCGCCATTCATCCCCACCAGATTGACACTATCAATCAAGCATTGGCAGTAGACGCGATAGAATATGAAGATGCCTTGCGCATCGTCAATTCGGGCACGGCGGTATTCAAACACAACGGCGCCATGTGCGAGCCTGCTACACATACTCGCTGGGCAGAAAACATACTGACGCGCGCGCAGTATTACGGTTATCAAAAAAGATGGCTGACCAGCATTCCCGGCTGA
- a CDS encoding cysteine protease StiP family protein yields MPTTAITPFSGSYQPEDVQFLLQPLEMAYTPVAEKEQLIQSGQSHYSDMLSQEPAPSDTHLALFNQSLDEQGARLAQESVALAKALQQQFAGEPATPIVLVSLVRAGVPLGVILQQTLREMGVASVHYGISIIRDRGIDEAALAYIEAKHGTKGIVFVDGWTGKGAITDELAKNLVGRPGYPEQPRLVVLADPGGCAWLSASPEDWLIPFGILGAPVSGLVSRSIWTSEGVHGCVRCDHLAADDRSQFLVDVIGEYRRHLNLESILPAVLTEHQGLANPRRASRAVIQHIAKQYQVDSMNRIKPGIAEATRAVLRRVPDHVLVRSLSDPDVALLVHLAQASGVVISEVGDEIGPYRALTIIKKVR; encoded by the coding sequence ATGCCCACCACTGCTATTACTCCGTTTTCCGGATCATACCAGCCAGAAGACGTGCAGTTTTTACTGCAACCTCTTGAAATGGCCTATACGCCAGTTGCAGAAAAAGAGCAGCTTATCCAGTCCGGCCAAAGTCATTATTCAGACATGCTCTCGCAAGAGCCAGCTCCGTCAGACACACACCTCGCCTTATTTAATCAGTCGCTGGACGAGCAGGGCGCGCGCCTGGCACAAGAAAGCGTGGCGCTGGCCAAAGCGCTGCAACAGCAGTTTGCAGGCGAGCCGGCCACGCCCATAGTACTGGTGAGTCTGGTGCGGGCGGGCGTGCCGCTGGGGGTGATCCTGCAGCAAACCTTACGCGAAATGGGCGTGGCTTCCGTCCACTATGGCATTAGCATCATTCGTGACCGAGGCATAGATGAAGCGGCGCTGGCCTACATAGAAGCGAAGCACGGCACCAAGGGCATAGTGTTTGTTGATGGCTGGACCGGTAAAGGGGCGATCACCGATGAACTGGCGAAAAATCTGGTGGGGCGGCCGGGTTATCCCGAACAACCCCGGCTGGTGGTGTTGGCCGATCCCGGTGGCTGTGCCTGGCTTAGTGCCTCGCCTGAGGATTGGCTGATCCCGTTCGGTATTTTAGGCGCACCCGTCTCGGGATTGGTATCGCGTTCTATCTGGACCTCTGAGGGCGTGCATGGTTGTGTGCGCTGCGATCACTTGGCCGCGGATGATCGCAGTCAGTTTCTGGTTGATGTGATTGGCGAATACAGACGGCACCTTAACCTGGAGAGCATACTGCCTGCGGTACTCACCGAGCATCAGGGGCTGGCGAATCCACGGCGTGCCAGCCGCGCCGTTATTCAGCACATAGCCAAACAGTACCAGGTAGACAGCATGAATCGCATCAAGCCGGGCATTGCCGAAGCCACCCGAGCCGTGTTGCGACGGGTGCCTGATCATGTGTTGGTGCGCTCCCTTAGTGATCCTGATGTTGCGCTGCTGGTGCATCTGGCACAGGCCTCGGGTGTGGTGATTAGCGAAGTTGGCGATGAAATTGGCCCTTACCGCGCACTGACCATCATTAAAAAGGTGCGCTAA
- a CDS encoding TerD family protein: MAVSLSKGGNVSLSKEAPGMKKIAMGLGWDSRVTDGADFDLDASVFLVGENGKVRTDADFIFYGNKKAADGSVEHTGDNLTGAGDGDDETINIDLDKIAADVKKLVFAVTIHEFEARKQSFGQVSNSYIRVVNSDNNTEVARYDLSEDASSETAMIFGELYRHNDEWKFKAIGQGFNGGLAPLASEHGVNVG; the protein is encoded by the coding sequence ATGGCGGTATCTTTATCTAAAGGCGGTAACGTTTCTCTGTCTAAAGAAGCCCCAGGCATGAAAAAAATTGCCATGGGTTTGGGTTGGGATTCCCGCGTGACCGATGGCGCAGATTTTGACCTTGACGCTTCCGTTTTTTTGGTCGGTGAGAATGGCAAAGTACGCACCGATGCTGACTTTATCTTCTACGGCAATAAAAAAGCGGCCGATGGTTCAGTAGAGCACACGGGCGATAACTTGACCGGCGCCGGCGATGGCGATGATGAAACCATTAATATCGACCTCGATAAAATCGCGGCCGACGTTAAAAAGCTGGTATTTGCGGTGACCATTCATGAATTTGAAGCGCGCAAGCAATCTTTTGGCCAAGTGAGCAACAGCTACATTCGTGTGGTAAACAGCGATAACAACACCGAAGTGGCCCGTTATGACTTGAGTGAAGATGCATCAAGCGAAACTGCCATGATCTTTGGTGAACTGTATCGCCACAATGACGAGTGGAAATTTAAAGCTATTGGTCAGGGCTTTAACGGCGGCTTAGCCCCCTTGGCCAGCGAGCACGGCGTTAATGTTGGCTAA
- a CDS encoding ATP-grasp domain-containing protein — MTHAIWFMTGLSSQRDMIRAIKTAVPEITIVASHQQPRYEILAEADYAYLEPALSLKQTHANTADIEPMLVFMAEVVKKHQVAAIHVGRNSGWFEGHRTTIEAWGVTLITGARGLTGFAIADNKLAFANHMQALGLPVVPTLGAATLAELEQIFQRQPFGETDFCIKPAHGIYGMGFWHLDTRARLVDADTKRMHPDIYLAAARLDSNRGHEFCPQVVMPFLPGIERSVDIVIDQGKVITAVGRCKQDAIQYFERSGAAFELALACAEQLGLDGLINVQTRDDASGKPLLLEANLRPSGGICFSLSSRVNLPALFAQYVTGLRSATDIQAQVAACFTPAYVRSTSTVLPLPLSLPSLNALPLPGTTRLPLAATLDLETI; from the coding sequence TTGACACACGCTATTTGGTTTATGACGGGATTGTCGTCACAACGAGACATGATCCGTGCAATAAAAACAGCAGTCCCCGAGATCACTATTGTTGCTTCTCATCAACAACCGCGATACGAAATATTGGCTGAAGCGGATTACGCCTATCTTGAGCCTGCTTTATCGTTAAAACAGACTCACGCCAATACTGCCGATATCGAACCCATGCTGGTATTTATGGCCGAGGTGGTAAAAAAACATCAAGTAGCGGCCATTCATGTGGGGCGCAACAGCGGCTGGTTTGAAGGCCACAGAACAACCATTGAGGCGTGGGGCGTCACCCTGATCACCGGAGCTCGGGGGCTGACCGGCTTTGCTATTGCCGACAATAAACTGGCCTTTGCCAATCACATGCAGGCGCTGGGGCTGCCGGTGGTTCCTACTCTGGGTGCTGCGACCTTGGCAGAGTTGGAGCAAATATTTCAACGCCAGCCGTTTGGCGAAACCGACTTTTGTATTAAACCGGCGCACGGCATCTATGGCATGGGTTTTTGGCACCTGGATACCCGCGCCCGGTTGGTGGATGCCGATACCAAACGCATGCACCCTGATATTTATCTGGCGGCGGCACGTCTGGACAGCAACCGTGGCCATGAGTTTTGCCCGCAAGTGGTGATGCCATTTTTGCCCGGAATCGAGCGTTCGGTCGATATTGTTATCGACCAGGGTAAGGTGATTACGGCCGTGGGGCGGTGTAAACAAGATGCCATTCAGTATTTTGAACGCTCTGGCGCTGCGTTTGAATTGGCACTGGCATGTGCCGAGCAACTGGGGTTGGATGGCTTGATCAATGTGCAAACCCGTGACGATGCCAGCGGCAAGCCGCTACTGCTGGAGGCCAATTTGCGGCCATCGGGGGGCATCTGCTTTTCTTTATCTTCTCGGGTCAATCTGCCCGCGCTGTTTGCGCAGTACGTCACCGGGCTGCGGTCGGCCACCGACATTCAGGCGCAGGTGGCGGCTTGTTTTACCCCCGCTTACGTGAGAAGCACCAGCACAGTGTTGCCATTACCTTTGTCATTGCCCAGCCTTAATGCCTTGCCATTACCTGGTACCACACGGCTGCCGTTAGCGGCCACACTCGATCTGGAAACCATCTAA
- a CDS encoding TerC/Alx family metal homeostasis membrane protein has translation MEASIGFPIETIIVFLVLSVGAIAIDMYAHGDDKPIPLKSAALWSVFWVLISLAFAGYLHWHHGAEVASLFVTGYALEKVLSVDNLFVMMAIFSWFSVPDGYRHRVLYWGIMGAIVFRLIFVAIGTSLLMLGPWVEMAFAAIVAWTAVMMLKSGGDEDSIEDYSQHMAFRSVKKLFPVWPKLHGHKFLMTQKDVDHELAQPGNEDVQVGRTGKAKYYATPLLLCLAVIELSDVMFAFDSVPAVIAVSREPLIVFSAMMFAILGLRTLYFVLEALKQYLVHLEKAVVALLFFIAGKLALNASNHLFDHGYSIDATTSLVIVLITLAIGIVASVMFPEKADHTDTVSIDEK, from the coding sequence ATGGAAGCATCGATTGGTTTTCCTATCGAGACCATCATTGTGTTTTTGGTATTGTCCGTGGGGGCCATTGCCATTGACATGTACGCTCACGGTGACGATAAGCCGATTCCACTAAAAAGTGCCGCCTTGTGGTCGGTATTCTGGGTGCTTATTTCACTGGCCTTTGCCGGCTATCTGCATTGGCACCATGGTGCCGAAGTAGCCAGTCTGTTTGTCACCGGATACGCCCTGGAAAAAGTACTGTCGGTAGATAACCTGTTCGTCATGATGGCCATTTTCTCCTGGTTCTCCGTGCCCGACGGCTATCGGCACCGGGTATTGTACTGGGGGATCATGGGCGCAATCGTGTTCCGTTTGATCTTCGTTGCTATTGGTACCAGCTTGTTGATGCTCGGCCCTTGGGTCGAAATGGCCTTTGCCGCCATAGTGGCGTGGACCGCAGTCATGATGCTCAAAAGCGGCGGCGATGAAGACAGTATTGAAGATTACTCGCAACACATGGCTTTTCGCTCCGTTAAAAAGCTGTTCCCAGTGTGGCCAAAATTACACGGTCATAAGTTTTTAATGACCCAGAAAGACGTTGACCATGAATTGGCGCAACCGGGTAATGAAGATGTGCAAGTGGGCCGCACCGGCAAGGCCAAGTATTATGCCACGCCACTGCTATTGTGCCTGGCGGTGATCGAACTGTCTGACGTGATGTTTGCGTTTGACTCTGTGCCTGCGGTTATCGCCGTGAGTCGTGAGCCGTTAATCGTATTTTCGGCCATGATGTTTGCCATCTTGGGCCTGCGTACCTTGTACTTTGTATTAGAAGCACTAAAGCAATATTTAGTGCATTTAGAAAAAGCCGTTGTGGCTCTATTGTTCTTTATTGCCGGCAAGTTAGCACTTAACGCCAGCAATCATTTATTTGACCATGGGTATAGCATTGACGCAACAACTAGCCTTGTGATTGTGTTAATCACCTTGGCTATTGGTATAGTGGCAAGTGTTATGTTCCCTGAAAAAGCAGACCATACCGACACAGTATCTATTGATGAAAAATAA
- a CDS encoding TerD family protein, whose product MAISLSKGGNVSLSKEAPNMKNILVGLGWDARSTDGADYDLDASAFLVGADGKVRTDSDFIFYGKLKSDDGSVEHTGDNLTGEGDGDDESLYVFLDKITSDVSKIVFTVTIHEAESRKQSFGQVSGAFIRLVNKDTSVEVARYDLSEDASTETAMIFGELYRHNTEWKFRAVGQGYAGGLLAMCREFGVNAS is encoded by the coding sequence ATGGCTATTTCGTTAAGCAAAGGTGGAAACGTATCACTGAGTAAAGAAGCCCCCAACATGAAGAACATTCTTGTTGGCTTGGGTTGGGATGCTCGCTCTACCGATGGTGCCGATTACGACTTAGATGCCTCTGCATTTTTGGTTGGTGCTGACGGAAAAGTGCGCACCGACTCCGATTTTATCTTTTATGGCAAACTGAAAAGTGATGACGGCTCCGTTGAGCACACCGGCGATAACCTGACCGGTGAAGGCGATGGCGATGATGAGTCGCTGTATGTTTTCTTGGATAAAATTACTAGCGACGTCAGCAAGATAGTATTCACCGTAACCATCCATGAAGCCGAGTCACGCAAGCAATCTTTTGGTCAGGTAAGTGGTGCCTTTATTCGTTTGGTGAACAAAGACACCAGCGTTGAAGTGGCTCGTTACGACTTGAGTGAAGATGCCTCTACTGAAACCGCCATGATTTTTGGTGAACTGTATCGTCACAACACCGAGTGGAAATTCCGCGCCGTTGGCCAAGGTTATGCCGGTGGCTTGTTAGCGATGTGCCGCGAGTTTGGCGTTAACGCGTCATAA
- a CDS encoding TerD family protein → MSVSLTKKQTVSLTKSASNGLTRITIGLGWDPVKKKKGLLSSLFSGGGGDSIDLDASCVLLDAQAHPVDTIWFSQLKSRCGAVVHGGDNLTGAGDGDDEVIYVDLPALPNSVEYLAFTVNSFRGQTFNEVENAFCRVLDNKGTELTKFLLSEQGSHTGILIASLRRQGGEWNFTAHGQPAPGRTVDDMLPMISQEVGA, encoded by the coding sequence ATGAGCGTATCTTTAACGAAAAAGCAAACCGTGTCTCTGACCAAATCGGCCAGCAATGGGCTGACTCGTATTACCATTGGCCTGGGCTGGGATCCGGTGAAAAAGAAGAAAGGCTTGTTGTCTTCTTTATTCTCGGGTGGTGGTGGTGACAGCATCGATCTGGATGCCTCTTGTGTGCTGCTTGATGCTCAAGCTCACCCCGTAGACACCATCTGGTTTAGCCAGCTGAAATCTCGCTGTGGTGCCGTGGTACATGGTGGTGATAATTTAACCGGCGCCGGTGATGGCGATGATGAGGTCATTTATGTTGACCTGCCTGCGCTGCCTAATAGCGTAGAGTACCTGGCGTTTACGGTAAACAGCTTCCGTGGCCAAACCTTTAATGAAGTGGAAAATGCGTTTTGCCGTGTACTCGACAATAAGGGTACCGAACTGACCAAATTTTTGTTATCCGAGCAAGGCTCCCATACCGGCATTCTTATTGCGTCATTGCGCCGCCAAGGCGGAGAGTGGAACTTCACCGCCCACGGTCAGCCCGCTCCTGGGCGTACCGTAGATGATATGCTCCCGATGATCAGCCAAGAGGTCGGTGCTTAA
- a CDS encoding TerD family protein — translation MVELTPGGNAPISGTNVTVRVISGIAADIASFRLYDSGKVRGDADMVFYGQKQNDDSTIQMISDGSNSAFTVDLSRMRSEVQRIAFTATAEQNAQITSLRTLEIQVEVNGQPVVRGQVELQGRPEAALILGELYRRNQEWKFRFISQGFNGGLQPLAEHFGVDIDKSAPAPAPAPAPAPTPAAPPVRLSKVSLTKESPRVNLAKKDNFGLIKVNLDWNQGKKKTGLFGRTSGIDLDLGAFVKTRNGNRDVIQALGERFGAMNLSPYVELQGDDRTGEVAGGEWLHISGQHWQELEEVLIFAFIYQGTPSWENTDGVVTIHIPGQGPIETCLTEGNNRQGMCAIARLSNINGSIEVERINRYFSGHKELDNAFGWGFSWGRGSK, via the coding sequence ATGGTTGAGTTAACTCCTGGGGGTAATGCCCCTATTTCAGGTACTAATGTCACGGTGCGCGTTATCTCTGGGATAGCTGCTGATATTGCCAGCTTTCGGCTGTATGACTCGGGCAAGGTACGTGGTGATGCCGACATGGTGTTTTATGGCCAGAAGCAGAACGACGACAGCACCATACAGATGATATCCGATGGCTCCAACTCCGCTTTTACTGTGGATCTTTCCCGCATGCGCTCCGAAGTGCAGCGCATTGCTTTTACCGCCACGGCTGAACAAAACGCGCAAATCACCAGCTTGCGTACCCTTGAAATTCAGGTGGAGGTAAATGGTCAACCCGTGGTTCGCGGACAGGTCGAACTGCAAGGCCGCCCCGAAGCCGCCTTGATCCTCGGTGAGCTGTATCGCCGTAATCAGGAGTGGAAATTCCGCTTCATCAGTCAGGGCTTTAACGGCGGACTGCAGCCGCTTGCCGAACACTTTGGCGTTGATATCGACAAGTCAGCCCCCGCTCCCGCTCCCGCACCCGCACCGGCTCCCACGCCTGCCGCCCCGCCGGTACGGCTGAGTAAAGTATCTTTAACCAAAGAATCGCCCCGGGTGAACTTGGCCAAAAAAGACAACTTTGGTCTTATTAAGGTCAACCTGGACTGGAATCAGGGCAAGAAGAAAACCGGTCTTTTTGGCCGCACCAGCGGCATAGACCTGGACTTGGGCGCCTTTGTAAAAACCCGTAATGGTAATCGTGATGTTATTCAGGCGCTCGGCGAACGCTTTGGTGCCATGAACCTATCACCCTACGTAGAGTTGCAAGGGGATGATCGTACCGGTGAAGTGGCGGGTGGTGAATGGTTACACATTAGTGGCCAACACTGGCAAGAGCTTGAAGAAGTTCTGATTTTTGCCTTTATCTATCAAGGTACACCCAGCTGGGAAAATACCGATGGCGTGGTCACCATCCATATTCCAGGCCAGGGGCCCATTGAAACCTGTTTAACCGAAGGCAACAACCGTCAGGGTATGTGTGCCATCGCCCGACTCAGCAACATCAACGGCTCCATTGAAGTAGAACGAATTAATCGGTATTTTTCTGGTCATAAAGAGCTGGATAATGCTTTTGGCTGGGGTTTTAGCTGGGGCCGTGGTAGTAAGTAA
- a CDS encoding IS1634 family transposase yields the protein MTTPSYRIKNLDHLGLVAGMCRELGLARMVDAILPKQAEHYVTHGEALVAMIINGLGFHSRTLHMVPQFFADKPTERLLRPGILPEHLNDDALGRCLDALFDADVSLLYQAMAEQVVTQLGLKSSAVHLDITSFHVDGTYAQDEDAAGIQLVKGYSRDHRPELNQVVLELICENIAGIPVYMQAMSGNTNDQRAFSDVIRHHVQSLKSAQQSRYFIGDAALYTAESILALHQQNQLFVTRVPMTLKDSKHAVSSLKTDQLAALGEGYYGYWLEADYAGVPQRWLMVRSEQATHQEQKTVIKNLLKTGTQELKQFQKLCKKVFACQQDAEQALTDFCNGLSVLRIEDGASIARPAFSGKGRPKKGQAPDSIDYLLTGQAVTCLKKVAKANEQSGIFILATNDMSDDLDMAELLAAYKSQQTVERGFRFLKSPDFMVSSLFLKKPERIEALLMIMTCSLMVYAALEHRIRQSLRQKDLTFPDMKNKPSQNPTARWVFQCFGGIHELGVGEAPPLVVNLQPPQQTIVNALGEHYLTIYS from the coding sequence ATGACCACTCCTTCTTATCGCATCAAGAATCTCGACCATCTAGGCCTAGTGGCTGGAATGTGCCGTGAGCTCGGGCTGGCACGGATGGTTGACGCTATCCTGCCGAAGCAGGCGGAGCATTATGTCACCCATGGCGAAGCCCTTGTTGCCATGATAATCAATGGCTTAGGCTTTCATAGTCGCACCTTACACATGGTGCCCCAGTTTTTCGCCGACAAGCCTACCGAGCGCCTACTGCGTCCGGGGATATTACCTGAACACCTTAATGATGATGCGCTAGGCCGGTGCCTTGATGCGCTGTTTGATGCCGATGTTTCCCTGCTCTATCAAGCCATGGCCGAACAAGTCGTCACACAGTTGGGTTTGAAGAGCAGCGCCGTTCACCTTGATATCACCAGTTTTCATGTGGATGGGACTTATGCTCAGGATGAAGATGCAGCAGGTATCCAGCTCGTTAAAGGCTACAGTCGTGATCATCGGCCCGAGCTGAACCAAGTGGTGCTGGAGCTCATTTGCGAAAATATAGCCGGAATCCCCGTGTATATGCAGGCGATGAGCGGGAATACCAATGATCAGAGGGCCTTTTCTGACGTCATTCGCCACCACGTCCAGTCTTTAAAGTCGGCTCAACAAAGCCGTTACTTTATCGGTGATGCCGCCTTGTATACCGCGGAGTCTATCTTAGCGTTACATCAGCAAAATCAATTGTTTGTTACCCGTGTGCCAATGACTTTAAAAGACTCAAAGCACGCCGTCTCGTCCCTCAAAACAGACCAGCTGGCAGCGCTGGGAGAGGGCTATTATGGCTACTGGCTCGAGGCTGACTATGCCGGCGTTCCCCAACGTTGGTTGATGGTGCGTAGTGAGCAGGCAACGCATCAGGAACAAAAGACCGTTATCAAGAACCTGCTTAAAACGGGTACTCAAGAGCTCAAGCAGTTCCAAAAGCTATGTAAAAAAGTCTTTGCCTGCCAGCAAGATGCCGAACAAGCATTGACTGACTTTTGCAACGGGCTCAGTGTGTTACGGATAGAAGATGGCGCATCAATAGCCCGCCCAGCCTTTAGTGGCAAAGGCCGACCTAAAAAAGGTCAAGCTCCGGATAGTATCGATTACCTTCTTACCGGACAGGCCGTGACTTGTCTCAAAAAAGTCGCTAAGGCCAACGAGCAATCAGGCATTTTTATCTTAGCCACCAACGACATGAGCGATGATCTTGATATGGCTGAGCTGCTTGCCGCCTATAAGTCTCAACAGACTGTTGAGCGCGGCTTCCGATTCTTGAAAAGCCCTGACTTTATGGTCTCTTCTCTGTTTCTGAAAAAGCCAGAGCGCATCGAGGCATTGTTGATGATCATGACCTGTAGTCTGATGGTTTACGCTGCGTTAGAGCACCGGATCCGCCAGTCTCTGCGGCAGAAAGACCTGACTTTCCCCGACATGAAAAATAAGCCGAGTCAAAACCCTACTGCTCGCTGGGTATTTCAGTGCTTCGGTGGCATTCATGAGCTTGGTGTAGGAGAAGCGCCACCCCTCGTTGTGAACCTTCAGCCTCCGCAGCAGACTATCGTTAACGCTCTCGGGGAACACTACCTCACTATTTATTCTTAA
- a CDS encoding phosphoribosyltransferase domain-containing protein — MKHYQLTTGRLSVTPQPARWTCADLFNIAERRNPKRAFLFVSKVLGRHMPVSPGTMRAVYRDLAEQIPDDLPGPVLFVGMAETAVGLAAGVHQEYRTRRTDTCLLTSTRHPVEGDLWCEFKEEHSHATDHLIYWPADAALRQQVAQAASLVLVDDEATTGNTFVNLLTALRQAGQDGLPNLQQVCAVTLTDWSGDALASRTELPVQSINLLAGQWSWQADADATLPTMPMVNVTERGAAKLSERQDWGRLGVADSPVMLGRDITATQGERILVLGSGEFVWQPFLLAERLAQAGATVHYSSTTRSPISVGHAIETALSFTDNYGLGIPNYTYNIFPERYDRIILCSETPRSAWDPQLLTALHHPEFAYYE, encoded by the coding sequence ATGAAGCACTATCAACTGACCACAGGCCGCTTGTCTGTGACTCCGCAGCCCGCTCGCTGGACCTGCGCCGATTTGTTTAATATTGCCGAACGACGTAATCCCAAACGCGCCTTTTTGTTTGTCAGCAAGGTACTGGGGCGCCATATGCCGGTTAGCCCGGGCACCATGCGTGCTGTGTATCGGGATTTGGCCGAGCAAATTCCTGATGATTTACCCGGGCCTGTTTTGTTTGTGGGCATGGCTGAAACTGCCGTAGGCCTGGCAGCAGGCGTGCACCAGGAATACCGCACCCGCCGTACCGACACCTGTCTGCTCACGTCTACGCGTCATCCGGTAGAGGGCGACTTATGGTGTGAGTTTAAAGAAGAGCACAGCCATGCCACGGATCATCTGATCTATTGGCCTGCCGACGCGGCTTTGCGCCAACAGGTGGCACAGGCCGCCTCTTTGGTGTTGGTGGATGATGAAGCCACCACCGGCAATACCTTCGTCAACTTGCTGACGGCATTGCGCCAGGCTGGGCAAGACGGATTGCCGAACCTGCAACAAGTGTGTGCGGTTACCTTAACCGACTGGAGCGGCGACGCACTGGCCAGCAGAACCGAATTGCCGGTACAGAGCATTAACTTGCTGGCCGGCCAGTGGTCGTGGCAAGCCGATGCCGATGCTACCTTGCCGACCATGCCGATGGTGAATGTTACCGAGCGTGGCGCGGCCAAGTTGAGCGAGCGCCAGGACTGGGGCCGATTGGGGGTGGCCGACAGCCCCGTTATGCTGGGGCGAGATATAACGGCGACCCAGGGCGAGCGCATTTTGGTACTGGGATCGGGGGAATTTGTGTGGCAGCCTTTTTTGCTGGCCGAGCGCCTAGCCCAGGCAGGGGCGACGGTGCATTACAGCTCGACTACCCGCTCACCGATTTCGGTTGGCCATGCCATTGAAACGGCATTGTCGTTTACCGATAACTACGGGCTGGGCATTCCCAACTACACCTACAATATTTTTCCCGAGCGTTATGATCGCATCATACTGTGTTCCGAAACACCCCGTTCAGCCTGGGATCCCCAACTGTTAACGGCGTTGCATCATCCGGAGTTTGCCTACTATGAATAA
- a CDS encoding tellurite resistance TerB family protein, which produces MSFFNKIKESLNTGRSELATRVSKYKNRKFMEGTVAACAYVAMASGGVSAEEKQKMIGFIKNSPELNVFDTEQIIEVFNKLASNFEFDQDIGKGEAMKLITRMRDESDAAQLMLRVAIAIGKSDGDFDAAEKASAKDICTALNLSPTDYDL; this is translated from the coding sequence ATGTCATTTTTTAACAAGATCAAAGAATCACTGAATACTGGGCGCAGCGAATTGGCGACTCGGGTCAGCAAGTACAAAAACCGCAAGTTTATGGAAGGCACAGTCGCAGCCTGTGCCTACGTGGCCATGGCCAGTGGTGGCGTCAGCGCAGAAGAAAAGCAAAAGATGATTGGCTTCATCAAAAATTCACCAGAGTTGAACGTGTTTGATACCGAGCAAATCATCGAAGTGTTCAATAAACTGGCCAGCAACTTTGAGTTTGACCAGGACATTGGCAAAGGTGAAGCAATGAAGTTGATCACGCGCATGCGTGATGAAAGCGATGCTGCCCAACTGATGTTGAGAGTCGCGATTGCCATCGGCAAGAGTGACGGTGACTTTGATGCAGCCGAAAAAGCCAGCGCCAAAGACATTTGTACGGCACTTAATCTCTCCCCCACTGACTATGATCTGTAA